Below is a genomic region from Cryomorphaceae bacterium.
GGCATGAAGTGGTTGAACTGGCTTTTCATTTTTCCGGTGCGGGTGTATCAGTACACCCTTTCTCCCCTGCTCGGCAATACCTGCCGCCACCAGCCCTCATGTTCGCAATACACCATTGAGGCGATTCAAACCTGGGGACCTTTGAGAGGAATCTGGCTGGGCGCGAAACGCATTGCCAAATGCCACCCCTGGGGCACCCACGGCTATGACCCTGTACCGCCACGACCCAAAAACAAAGATTAATGCGTGCAAGGGTTGGCCAGAAAACCGGTATTTTGAACAGGTCCGCCCCCAATAACGAAAGCATATCTACATGATATTGTGCCCTTTAATTGTTTTAGCATAAAACACATCAGCAGCGCACTCAAATTGAAAAAAAAAACGTCATTACATCGATGCTTTTCTTGCGTTCAGCGACAAAACCCGTACATTCGTGCCATATCCATCTCTATTCTGTTGACACTGCGACTTCACATAAGCGTATGCGGATCCCTTCAGGAAGGACTCTACAAAGTTGCGCTATTCATTGTGCGGCGTAGAATACAACCTCGAGAAGGGCCCGCGTCTTGCTTCGATTTCAATCAAG
It encodes:
- the yidD gene encoding membrane protein insertion efficiency factor YidD, whose translation is MKWLNWLFIFPVRVYQYTLSPLLGNTCRHQPSCSQYTIEAIQTWGPLRGIWLGAKRIAKCHPWGTHGYDPVPPRPKNKD